The following are encoded together in the Proteiniphilum saccharofermentans genome:
- a CDS encoding ABC transporter ATP-binding protein, whose protein sequence is MERAEVIVVKELYKSFGDKHILQGIDLTLHKGENLGIVGKSGTGKSVLTKCIVRLIEPDAGEINVLGTDVLACNNIELNEIRKKVGYLFQGGALYDSMSVRENLLFPIRRTQFIDKKQDSEELVERSLRSVGLLDAIDKMPAELSGGMKKRIALARTLILRPEIILYDEPTTGLDAVTSGEISELILKIKEEYNTASIIITHDMKCAKIATDTIRIMKEGVFVVEGTYDELSRSADKEIRDYFI, encoded by the coding sequence ATGGAAAGGGCAGAAGTAATTGTAGTAAAGGAGTTATATAAATCTTTCGGGGATAAGCATATTCTTCAGGGGATTGATCTTACGCTGCATAAAGGTGAGAATTTGGGTATTGTGGGCAAATCGGGCACGGGAAAATCGGTACTTACAAAATGCATAGTGAGATTAATAGAGCCTGACGCGGGTGAGATCAATGTACTTGGAACCGATGTCCTGGCTTGTAATAATATTGAACTGAACGAGATAAGGAAAAAGGTGGGTTATCTTTTTCAGGGAGGTGCGTTGTATGATTCAATGAGTGTAAGGGAAAACCTGCTTTTTCCGATAAGAAGAACCCAATTTATAGATAAAAAACAAGATAGTGAAGAATTGGTAGAAAGATCTTTGAGGAGTGTAGGCTTGTTGGATGCCATAGACAAGATGCCGGCAGAATTATCGGGTGGAATGAAGAAAAGGATAGCTTTGGCAAGGACCCTGATATTAAGGCCTGAGATTATTCTGTATGATGAGCCGACCACCGGTTTAGATGCTGTGACATCAGGAGAGATCAGTGAACTTATCCTCAAAATAAAGGAAGAATATAATACTGCCTCTATTATTATTACCCACGATATGAAATGCGCCAAAATAGCTACCGATACAATCAGAATCATGAAAGAGGGTGTTTTTGTTGTGGAAGGTACGTACGATGAGCTAAGCAGGAGTGCGGATAAAGAAATACGTGATTATTTTATATAG